A single region of the Polycladomyces subterraneus genome encodes:
- the hutH gene encoding histidine ammonia-lyase, which produces MIELDGEHLTLEAFAEIVLHRTPAALSDEAIRRMNHSRVMVERLIEKNRIVYGITTGFGKMCDTVIAPEQSELLQLNLIRSHACGVGEPLPEEAVRGMMLLRANALAKGYSGVRPDVVECLIDWLNLGLHPVIPAQGSLGASGDLAPLAHMILPLLGYGEVWVNGKREPAEAVWRAQGRSPLRLAAKEGLALINGTQMMTSLLALGLLRAKQLILAADIIGAMTMEALRGIPHAFHPLLHEVRGQIGQITTAANLRALLTDSARVTQPGEIRVQDAYSLRCMPQVHGASKDVYHYVEGVVSRELNAATDNPLLFPETGEAISGGNFHGQPLALAADFLAIAMAELANISERRTERLVNPQLSGLPPFLTNQSGLHSGYMILQYVAASLVSENKGLCHPASVDSIPSSANQEDHVSMGATAARKLHQILDNVTHVLAVEYVCAGQALEFAKQQLGKGTQAAYRLLRQHIPPLVDDREGHRDIETAARLIRDGRLAEEVGKTVTILL; this is translated from the coding sequence ATGATCGAACTTGACGGTGAACATTTAACACTGGAAGCGTTTGCGGAAATCGTGCTTCACCGGACACCTGCCGCCTTGAGCGATGAAGCGATCCGACGCATGAACCATTCCCGTGTGATGGTGGAACGCCTAATCGAGAAAAACCGGATCGTCTATGGCATCACGACCGGATTCGGCAAAATGTGCGACACTGTGATCGCACCAGAACAATCCGAACTGCTGCAACTCAACCTCATTCGTTCCCATGCGTGCGGCGTTGGTGAACCGTTGCCGGAGGAAGCGGTTCGAGGCATGATGCTTCTTCGAGCCAACGCACTAGCCAAGGGATACTCCGGAGTCCGTCCCGACGTGGTGGAATGCCTGATCGATTGGTTAAACCTTGGCCTCCATCCTGTCATACCCGCACAAGGTTCGCTCGGTGCCAGCGGCGACTTGGCCCCCCTCGCACATATGATCCTGCCCTTGCTCGGATACGGGGAAGTGTGGGTGAACGGCAAACGGGAACCGGCTGAAGCAGTCTGGCGCGCGCAGGGACGGTCTCCGCTGCGGTTGGCAGCCAAGGAAGGACTAGCGCTGATCAACGGTACGCAGATGATGACGAGCCTGCTCGCACTCGGACTGTTACGAGCAAAACAGTTGATCTTGGCCGCCGACATCATCGGGGCGATGACGATGGAGGCCTTGCGCGGTATCCCACACGCCTTTCATCCCCTCCTGCACGAGGTACGGGGGCAAATCGGACAAATCACCACCGCGGCCAATCTGCGCGCCCTGTTGACGGACAGCGCCCGAGTGACGCAGCCGGGCGAAATACGGGTACAGGACGCTTACAGCCTGCGGTGCATGCCGCAAGTCCACGGTGCATCCAAAGACGTATACCACTATGTGGAAGGTGTGGTATCCCGCGAATTGAACGCTGCAACCGATAACCCCCTCCTCTTTCCGGAAACGGGGGAGGCCATCTCCGGTGGTAACTTTCACGGCCAACCGCTGGCGTTGGCGGCTGATTTTCTTGCCATCGCCATGGCGGAGCTGGCCAATATCTCGGAGCGACGTACCGAACGGCTGGTCAACCCGCAATTGTCCGGATTACCCCCCTTTTTAACCAACCAAAGCGGTCTGCATTCTGGATACATGATCCTGCAATATGTAGCCGCCTCTCTCGTCTCCGAAAACAAGGGTCTCTGCCATCCGGCATCGGTCGATTCCATCCCCTCCTCAGCCAATCAGGAGGATCACGTCAGCATGGGAGCTACAGCCGCTCGTAAATTGCATCAGATCCTGGACAACGTGACCCACGTGCTGGCCGTCGAGTATGTCTGTGCGGGGCAGGCGTTGGAGTTTGCAAAACAGCAGTTGGGAAAAGGAACACAGGCGGCATACCGATTGCTGAGGCAACACATCCCGCCGTTGGTGGACGATCGGGAGGGCCATCGTGACATCGAAACAGCCGCCCGATTGATTCGGGACGGCCGGTTGGCGGAAGAAGTAGGGAAAACGGTGACGATTTTGCTGTAG